One window of Hyphomicrobiales bacterium genomic DNA carries:
- a CDS encoding MoxR family ATPase, translating to MAKQLPQSIDDTLALLKGADYVTERALATVLYLALKLQRPLFLEGEAGVGKTEVAKVLAEALARPLIRLQCYEGLDVSSAVYEWNYARQMTEIRLSEATGDTDKKALAKNLYSEEFLIERPILSAMRSINGKAPILLIDELDRADEAFEAYLLEVLAENQVSVPEIGTIKAVEPPIVIITSNRTREIHDALKRRCLYHWVDYPTAENELDIVKRKVSGAGERLSAEIVAFVQRLRYAELFKNPGVAETLDWATALSELDQAALDPEMVSDTLGVLLKYQDDIQKIQGSEAARLIEEARNLAQAG from the coding sequence ATGGCAAAACAACTACCCCAATCTATTGATGACACATTGGCCCTTCTTAAAGGGGCTGATTATGTGACTGAGCGTGCGCTTGCGACCGTTTTATATCTTGCGTTGAAATTGCAACGCCCTCTGTTCCTTGAAGGCGAGGCGGGTGTTGGCAAAACCGAGGTGGCCAAGGTCTTGGCTGAGGCGTTGGCTCGCCCACTGATCCGTCTGCAGTGCTATGAAGGGCTTGATGTTTCCTCCGCCGTTTATGAGTGGAATTATGCCCGGCAGATGACGGAAATTCGCCTGTCTGAAGCTACGGGTGATACGGATAAAAAAGCCCTCGCGAAAAATCTTTACAGCGAAGAATTTTTGATCGAGCGGCCTATCTTGAGTGCCATGCGTTCCATCAATGGAAAGGCACCGATTTTGCTGATTGACGAGCTGGATCGGGCTGATGAGGCCTTTGAGGCTTATTTGCTGGAGGTCTTGGCGGAAAATCAGGTTAGTGTGCCGGAAATAGGGACCATTAAGGCGGTAGAGCCTCCGATCGTCATCATCACATCAAACCGCACCCGCGAAATTCATGATGCCTTGAAACGGCGGTGCCTCTATCACTGGGTGGATTATCCAACGGCTGAAAATGAGCTTGATATCGTCAAGCGTAAGGTATCCGGTGCGGGAGAGCGCTTGTCGGCTGAAATCGTCGCCTTTGTTCAGCGCTTGCGTTATGCGGAGCTTTTCAAAAATCCGGGCGTTGCAGAGACGCTGGATTGGGCAACCGCTTTGTCTGAATTAGATCAAGCAGCACTCGACCCTGAAATGGTATCCGATACACTGGGTGTCTTGCTAAAATATCAAGATGATATTCAGAAAATACAAGGTAGCGAAGCAGCGCGGCTGATCGAAGAAGCGCGCAATCTTGCACAGGCCGGGTAG
- a CDS encoding PQQ-dependent methanol/ethanol family dehydrogenase codes for MKKLFLTTTAFAMAISVANADVTETDLQNDQVNTKQIVTNGMGRHLQRYSPLKTLNKSNVKNLTPAWAFSLGGEKQRGQETQPLIYDGVMYITGSYSRMYAIDVKTGKELWQYDARLPEGILPCCDVVNRGGAIYGDKIFFGTLDARIVALNLKTGDVVWRKKIADYKAGYSYTAAPLIVNGLVVTGNSGGEFGVVGEVQARNADTGDLVWSRPVIEGHVGTLNGKPSTTTGTLNATWPGDLWKTGGGATWLGGSYDIDTDTLVFGAGNPAPWNSHLRDAGTPKDDNSGDNLYAASRIGIDPKTGEIKWHFQTTPREGWDYDGVNEVVAYTDRTGNKRFATADRNGFFYVLNREDGKFVRGAPFVKDITWAKGLDENGRPLFNEENRPGNPADAADGKKGKTIFSSPSFLGGKNWQPMSFSQNTGNFYVPSNEWGMDIWNEPVTYKKGAAYLGSGFTIKPNYEDHIGSLKAIDPDTGDVKWEYKNKAPLWAGVMTTAGGLVFTGTPEGEFIAFDDETGEQLWSFQTGSGIVGQPITWEQDGEQFVSVISGWGGAVPLWGGEVAKIVSYLNQGGTLWTFKLPKQLAQAN; via the coding sequence ATGAAAAAATTATTTTTAACAACAACTGCTTTTGCCATGGCGATTAGTGTTGCCAATGCTGATGTGACGGAAACTGATTTGCAAAATGATCAGGTCAATACAAAACAAATTGTAACCAACGGCATGGGCCGCCACCTACAACGTTATAGCCCTCTCAAAACACTCAACAAAAGCAATGTGAAGAACCTAACCCCTGCTTGGGCATTTTCGCTTGGCGGCGAGAAACAACGTGGTCAAGAAACACAACCCCTGATTTATGATGGCGTGATGTATATCACCGGTTCTTATTCTCGCATGTATGCGATTGATGTAAAAACAGGCAAGGAACTCTGGCAATATGATGCCCGGCTTCCAGAGGGTATTTTACCTTGTTGTGACGTTGTTAATCGTGGTGGCGCCATTTATGGAGATAAAATATTCTTTGGCACACTGGACGCACGTATTGTTGCGCTAAATCTGAAAACAGGTGATGTGGTATGGCGCAAGAAAATTGCCGACTACAAAGCAGGATATTCTTATACCGCCGCGCCTTTGATTGTTAATGGTCTGGTTGTTACGGGTAACTCAGGTGGCGAATTTGGTGTTGTCGGAGAAGTTCAGGCCCGCAATGCTGACACGGGTGATCTTGTATGGTCACGTCCTGTGATAGAAGGTCACGTAGGCACCTTAAACGGCAAGCCTTCCACCACAACCGGCACACTCAACGCTACATGGCCTGGCGATCTTTGGAAAACTGGCGGTGGTGCTACTTGGCTTGGTGGTTCCTATGACATTGATACCGATACATTGGTCTTTGGTGCTGGTAATCCTGCGCCATGGAACAGTCACTTGAGGGATGCAGGCACGCCGAAAGACGATAATTCAGGAGATAACCTTTATGCAGCATCGCGTATTGGGATTGATCCTAAAACCGGTGAAATCAAATGGCATTTCCAAACCACACCGCGCGAAGGTTGGGATTATGACGGCGTGAACGAGGTGGTGGCCTATACAGACCGTACAGGTAACAAACGTTTTGCAACAGCAGATCGTAACGGCTTCTTCTATGTGTTGAACCGCGAAGACGGTAAGTTCGTACGAGGGGCGCCTTTCGTGAAAGATATTACATGGGCAAAAGGCCTCGATGAGAATGGTCGTCCGCTCTTCAATGAAGAAAACCGCCCGGGCAATCCGGCGGATGCAGCTGACGGTAAAAAAGGGAAAACAATTTTTTCTTCTCCCTCTTTCCTTGGCGGTAAGAATTGGCAGCCAATGTCATTCAGCCAAAATACCGGCAATTTCTATGTGCCATCTAATGAATGGGGCATGGATATTTGGAATGAGCCTGTTACCTACAAAAAGGGTGCGGCTTATCTGGGGTCTGGTTTTACGATCAAGCCAAACTATGAAGACCATATTGGTAGCCTGAAAGCGATTGATCCAGATACGGGTGACGTTAAGTGGGAATACAAAAACAAAGCACCACTTTGGGCTGGCGTGATGACCACTGCTGGTGGCCTTGTGTTCACTGGTACACCAGAAGGTGAGTTCATCGCATTTGATGATGAAACAGGCGAACAGCTTTGGTCATTCCAAACAGGTTCTGGCATCGTCGGACAGCCTATTACATGGGAACAAGATGGTGAACAATTTGTCTCTGTTATCTCAGGTTGGGGCGGGGCGGTTCCGCTATGGGGCGGCGAGGTTGCCAAGATCGTCAGCTACCTTAATCAAGGCGGTACACTTTGGACCTTTAAGTTGCCAAAACAGTTGGCTCAAGCGAACTAA
- a CDS encoding FAD:protein FMN transferase — MTLSRRRFLMIAGVASVLPSAAVAKTHRWRGRALGAECEITLHGDEGVFNEVVKQTQIVLRDVTKLFSLYEDTSSLSRLNRDGFLNEPDSRFHDLLDAINVAFEQTDGLFDPSIQPLWKALFEGRSGHALSKFVGWNKVTREGNHITLGASQALTFNGIAQGFATDLIQQKMVAAGVVKTLINMGEYSAIGGPWKLGIADPVFGTIGHRTLHNNAIATSSPAAMRLTDSQSHILHPHKRSAPLWSTVSVEAKTATTADALSTAFCHAPLSKIREIATRADGVNSVTLINNVGDVVTL, encoded by the coding sequence ATGACACTTTCCAGACGCAGATTTTTGATGATCGCAGGTGTGGCGTCAGTTCTACCTTCTGCCGCAGTTGCTAAGACACATCGCTGGCGCGGTCGTGCGCTGGGCGCGGAGTGCGAAATTACCCTGCATGGTGATGAAGGTGTTTTCAATGAGGTTGTCAAGCAGACGCAAATTGTTTTGCGTGATGTCACAAAGCTCTTCAGTCTTTATGAGGACACTTCATCTTTGTCACGGTTGAACCGTGATGGGTTTTTGAATGAACCGGATAGTCGTTTCCACGATTTATTAGATGCGATTAATGTTGCTTTTGAGCAAACTGATGGATTGTTTGACCCGAGCATTCAACCATTATGGAAGGCGCTTTTCGAGGGGCGTTCAGGCCATGCGCTTAGCAAGTTTGTCGGCTGGAATAAGGTCACACGCGAGGGGAACCATATCACGCTTGGTGCGAGCCAAGCTTTAACCTTCAATGGAATTGCTCAAGGCTTTGCGACCGATTTAATTCAGCAAAAGATGGTGGCGGCAGGGGTTGTAAAAACACTCATCAATATGGGCGAATACAGCGCTATAGGTGGTCCTTGGAAACTCGGCATTGCTGATCCGGTATTTGGCACCATTGGTCATAGAACATTGCATAATAACGCTATCGCAACATCAAGTCCGGCAGCGATGCGTTTGACAGACAGTCAGTCACATATTCTCCATCCCCACAAGCGGAGTGCCCCTTTGTGGTCGACGGTCAGTGTTGAGGCGAAAACGGCAACCACAGCAGACGCTTTGTCAACGGCATTTTGCCATGCGCCTCTTTCCAAAATACGAGAGATCGCGACGCGTGCTGATGGGGTTAATTCTGTGACCCTTATAAATAACGTTGGTGATGTTGTTACGCTGTAA
- a CDS encoding XdhC family protein: MELELLSRLNEMRSKRIAVIVATDMTDGSQSGKGRQRLFVRGEISDDEPLNDELNARFLSGKSGSVGEVFLAVYLPPPRLVIIGAVHISQHMVGLAQAAGFDVSVIDPRTAFASPERFPNVTLHAEWPDEILNDQPLDSYTALAALTHDPKIDDVPLEAALHAGCFYVGALGGRKTNEKRIARLRSSGVSDDQLARIDAPIGLDIGATSPAEIAVAVLGSVIANLRGKA; the protein is encoded by the coding sequence ATGGAGCTTGAACTTCTTTCTCGATTGAATGAAATGCGCTCAAAGCGCATTGCTGTGATTGTTGCGACCGATATGACGGATGGCTCGCAATCGGGTAAGGGACGACAACGGCTTTTTGTACGCGGCGAGATTTCTGATGATGAGCCATTGAATGATGAATTGAATGCTCGTTTTTTGTCTGGTAAATCGGGATCAGTGGGCGAGGTTTTTCTTGCCGTTTATCTGCCGCCACCACGGCTGGTTATTATTGGCGCAGTTCATATTTCGCAGCATATGGTAGGATTGGCGCAGGCCGCAGGGTTTGATGTGAGCGTGATTGATCCGCGCACGGCCTTTGCAAGTCCAGAGCGATTTCCCAATGTAACGCTTCATGCTGAATGGCCGGACGAAATTTTAAACGATCAGCCGCTGGATTCCTATACGGCGCTCGCGGCTCTTACTCATGATCCAAAAATCGATGATGTGCCGCTTGAAGCTGCTCTTCATGCTGGGTGCTTTTATGTGGGGGCTTTGGGCGGGCGCAAGACCAATGAAAAGAGAATTGCTCGGCTGCGATCAAGCGGCGTGAGTGATGATCAGTTGGCCCGTATCGACGCGCCGATTGGTCTTGATATCGGGGCAACCAGTCCTGCAGAAATTGCGGTTGCCGTTCTGGGCAGTGTGATTGCTAACTTACGAGGTAAGGCGTGA
- a CDS encoding VWA domain-containing protein, protein MAGVLPENIAHFARALRRAGLPVGPSSVVEAVKAVEVGGLGSRDDLYWTLHANFVKRRDHSAVFHEAFHLFFRKRDLIEKMLQILSPVTKGVEKDKEKPKAGATRVSDAFFNQPDEKHDDDIVPEIEVDARFTMSQKDIVRTKDFAQMTVDELSEAKRQIAGLQLPVDNIKTRRFARSHHTIKLDMSATLRTSMGSGGDLLLPQFVAPKHVPPPIVALCDISGSMSQYSRIFLHFLHALAEKNRRVHTFLFGTRLTNVTRQLKMKDPDEALDGVSDAVLDWSGGTRIASTLRSFNRDWSRRVLGQGAIVLMITDGLERDGVDELSHEMDRLHRSCRHLLWLNPLLRYDRFEARAQGIRAMLNHVDDFRAIHSIDAMADLCSALSEPRMTRHDPKAWLAA, encoded by the coding sequence ATGGCTGGCGTTCTTCCTGAAAATATAGCGCATTTTGCCCGTGCGCTTCGGCGCGCAGGTTTGCCTGTTGGGCCTTCTTCCGTGGTGGAGGCGGTTAAGGCTGTTGAGGTGGGTGGGCTTGGTTCGCGAGATGATCTTTATTGGACATTACATGCAAATTTTGTCAAACGCCGCGATCATTCAGCTGTGTTCCATGAGGCTTTTCATTTGTTCTTTCGCAAACGCGATTTGATTGAAAAAATGCTGCAAATCTTGTCGCCTGTTACCAAAGGCGTAGAAAAAGACAAGGAAAAACCAAAAGCAGGTGCGACACGGGTGTCAGATGCGTTTTTCAACCAGCCGGATGAGAAGCATGATGATGATATCGTGCCGGAGATCGAGGTTGATGCACGCTTTACGATGTCGCAAAAGGATATTGTGCGCACAAAAGATTTTGCGCAAATGACGGTTGATGAACTGAGCGAGGCAAAGCGTCAGATTGCAGGTCTTCAATTGCCGGTGGATAATATCAAGACACGACGGTTTGCTCGTTCCCATCACACAATCAAGCTGGACATGAGCGCCACCTTACGTACATCTATGGGTTCAGGTGGAGATCTTCTTTTGCCGCAATTTGTTGCGCCAAAACATGTGCCGCCGCCGATCGTGGCCTTGTGTGATATCTCGGGATCAATGAGCCAATATTCGCGTATCTTTTTGCATTTTCTGCACGCTCTAGCAGAGAAAAACCGTCGTGTTCATACGTTTTTGTTTGGCACGAGACTGACCAATGTGACCCGCCAATTGAAGATGAAGGACCCTGATGAGGCACTTGATGGCGTCAGCGATGCTGTACTCGACTGGTCGGGGGGAACGCGGATTGCCTCTACTTTGCGCAGCTTTAATCGCGATTGGTCACGCCGCGTTTTGGGGCAAGGGGCGATTGTGCTTATGATAACCGATGGGTTGGAGCGTGATGGTGTGGATGAATTGTCCCATGAGATGGACCGCTTGCATCGCTCTTGCCGTCATCTTTTGTGGCTTAACCCGTTGTTACGCTATGATCGTTTTGAGGCTCGCGCGCAGGGCATTCGGGCGATGTTGAACCATGTTGATGACTTTCGGGCGATCCATAGCATTGATGCGATGGCTGATTTGTGTTCTGCCTTGTCAGAGCCACGCATGACACGCCATGATCCCAAGGCATGGCTGGCGGCATAG
- a CDS encoding MHYT domain-containing protein codes for MSHNYWLVVASLAIALMAGFTGLSILHGASTMSIDRRKRAVCYAAVTLGGGIWSMHFVAMLGLQLPIMFYYDTLTTLFSALIAILVVGVALLILHFRVRTTATKIISGSIIGLGILAMHYTGMSGMERCLPVYDFFGLLIAFVASITLSIGAIWVAYSERNRKNIIYGTLFFGFAVFAVHFVAMAGTRFIVIEAIETAERFISNDTLAYIVTLGSFIICGAFLLNSATFSPAVTAHSSGHQPAVILSLENEGGDEALDNATPVADTAAKRSAQVPYEKNGKTFFIAYSDIAAIRAEGHYTIVYSKDEKLFCSWSLSEAEKRLPDTSFVKTHRSYLVNPDHVSGFERKKDNGVCFFQTIASLEKVPVSRTRLPVIRKALGLI; via the coding sequence GTGTCGCATAACTATTGGCTTGTTGTTGCCTCACTCGCGATCGCTTTGATGGCGGGTTTTACTGGCTTGTCGATATTGCATGGTGCATCCACTATGAGCATTGATCGGCGAAAGCGTGCTGTATGTTATGCAGCGGTGACATTGGGCGGCGGTATTTGGTCGATGCATTTTGTGGCCATGCTTGGACTGCAACTGCCAATCATGTTTTATTATGACACGCTTACTACGTTATTTTCGGCCTTGATTGCGATCCTTGTTGTGGGCGTTGCCTTGTTAATTTTGCACTTCAGAGTGCGGACTACTGCGACGAAAATAATTTCTGGGTCAATTATTGGTCTTGGTATTCTTGCGATGCATTATACGGGCATGTCCGGTATGGAAAGGTGCCTGCCGGTTTATGATTTTTTCGGTCTTTTGATTGCTTTCGTTGCCTCAATTACCTTGAGTATTGGCGCTATTTGGGTCGCCTATAGCGAGCGCAATCGCAAGAATATTATTTATGGTACTTTGTTCTTTGGATTTGCAGTTTTTGCCGTTCATTTTGTCGCAATGGCGGGTACGCGGTTTATTGTGATTGAAGCCATTGAAACCGCAGAACGGTTCATCAGCAATGACACTCTGGCTTATATCGTGACACTTGGTTCATTCATTATTTGTGGTGCCTTTTTGTTAAATTCCGCAACTTTTTCTCCGGCAGTGACAGCTCATTCTAGTGGCCATCAACCAGCAGTCATTCTGTCACTTGAAAATGAGGGCGGCGATGAAGCTTTAGATAATGCGACACCTGTCGCAGATACCGCCGCAAAGCGCTCTGCTCAGGTTCCTTATGAAAAGAATGGGAAAACGTTCTTTATCGCATATAGTGACATCGCGGCCATTCGTGCCGAGGGGCATTACACCATTGTTTATAGCAAGGATGAGAAGCTGTTTTGTTCTTGGTCTTTATCGGAAGCGGAAAAGCGTTTGCCGGATACAAGTTTTGTAAAGACCCATCGTTCCTACCTTGTGAATCCAGACCATGTGAGTGGTTTTGAACGTAAAAAAGATAATGGAGTTTGCTTTTTTCAAACTATCGCTTCGCTGGAAAAAGTGCCTGTTAGCCGCACTCGCCTTCCTGTCATCCGCAAGGCGCTTGGTTTGATTTAA
- a CDS encoding 4Fe-4S binding protein produces the protein MANRAVGEPLSKEILSEYVFAPFSIGELVNDKGVWELLNSGGAHTGFVFETEPLAPLPGFSGAAINILVVLDLDGNFLDVKLLSHNEPIFVSGLGEAPFRKFFEQYRGHSISSSMVVGTPYGEGSSASSLVYLDGVTKATASVRIAHESVLAATLSVAREKMQGVSTSPPASPNVEYTEDLSWDGLVEQGLVTRKTYLNKQVNKAFEGTIWEDDDQEALDNPDEVYLDLWVVDLGPPSIAKAVLSDDGFAELQEFMTISDHDEPLLVIETGRHGLVSDEFVRNTSPDWISAEQNGLPVGFRDSDIEAQLNDAVPDSLHDGVSLILRTDRRLGFDPTSELILKIQAVREHGVFRPEIGSVFLEVQHATDERFFVREKIVKPVPPWVDALRNRQSDLVIAGLFLLGLSGMLLTRMHPLASHQYFTPIRLVILAFVIGFIGWWGQGQLSIVTVLGTIKTAFEGKSFGFLIYDPFSLLIWGVTIIGFVLWGRGLFCGWLCPFGALQEFAHHIGRLLHLPQYEPSVKWDARLKYLKYVILAGLVAIVFIAPDHVDKAAEIEPFKTAITVYFVREWYYVAYAVGLLLFSAVLFKGFCRYICPLGAFMAIGGLLRGRDWIKRREACGSPCQLCKVQCQYGAIEKSGKIDYNECFQCLDCVTIYDDENRCVPIVLFGKNRKNKLVNTGKELEAL, from the coding sequence ATGGCAAATCGCGCGGTTGGCGAGCCGCTTTCTAAAGAAATTTTATCTGAATATGTATTTGCTCCCTTTTCCATTGGTGAACTGGTCAATGACAAGGGCGTATGGGAGCTTTTAAATTCAGGTGGGGCACATACGGGTTTTGTATTTGAGACTGAGCCTCTAGCGCCTTTACCTGGTTTTTCTGGCGCAGCGATCAATATTCTTGTAGTGCTTGATCTTGATGGTAACTTTCTGGATGTGAAACTTCTTTCACACAATGAACCGATTTTTGTTTCTGGTCTTGGCGAAGCACCATTTCGTAAATTTTTTGAGCAATATCGGGGGCACTCGATTTCCTCATCCATGGTGGTCGGCACGCCCTATGGTGAAGGATCCTCTGCCAGCTCTCTCGTTTATCTTGATGGTGTGACCAAGGCAACCGCAAGCGTTCGTATTGCGCACGAAAGCGTTCTAGCTGCCACTTTGTCTGTTGCTCGTGAAAAGATGCAGGGCGTTTCCACGTCGCCACCAGCCAGTCCTAATGTTGAATATACAGAAGACTTGTCATGGGACGGGCTGGTTGAGCAAGGCTTGGTGACGCGCAAAACATATCTGAATAAGCAGGTCAATAAAGCTTTTGAGGGCACCATTTGGGAGGATGACGACCAAGAGGCGCTCGATAATCCAGATGAAGTCTATCTTGATTTGTGGGTGGTTGATCTTGGCCCACCATCGATTGCGAAAGCTGTTTTGTCGGATGATGGCTTTGCTGAATTACAAGAATTCATGACCATATCTGATCACGACGAGCCGCTGCTTGTTATTGAGACGGGACGGCATGGTTTGGTGTCAGACGAATTTGTCCGCAATACTTCACCGGACTGGATTTCTGCGGAACAAAATGGGCTTCCTGTCGGCTTTCGGGATTCAGATATTGAGGCACAATTAAATGATGCTGTGCCGGATAGTTTACATGACGGCGTGTCGCTTATTTTGCGAACGGACAGGCGGCTTGGTTTTGATCCTACAAGTGAACTGATTTTAAAAATACAGGCTGTCAGAGAGCACGGTGTTTTTCGTCCAGAGATTGGTAGTGTTTTTCTTGAGGTCCAGCATGCAACGGATGAACGTTTTTTTGTGCGAGAAAAGATAGTTAAGCCGGTGCCACCTTGGGTGGATGCACTTCGCAATCGTCAATCTGATCTTGTCATTGCAGGTCTCTTTTTACTGGGGCTTTCGGGCATGCTTTTAACACGTATGCATCCGCTCGCCAGCCATCAATATTTCACGCCTATTCGGCTTGTAATTCTGGCTTTTGTTATTGGCTTTATTGGCTGGTGGGGGCAGGGACAATTGTCAATTGTGACTGTGCTTGGCACAATCAAAACGGCATTTGAGGGCAAGAGTTTTGGCTTCCTTATCTATGATCCGTTCTCTCTATTGATTTGGGGCGTTACCATTATTGGTTTTGTTTTATGGGGGCGTGGATTATTTTGCGGCTGGCTTTGTCCGTTTGGCGCGCTACAGGAGTTTGCTCATCATATCGGTCGATTGTTACACCTTCCGCAATATGAGCCTTCTGTAAAGTGGGACGCGCGTCTGAAATATTTGAAATACGTCATTTTAGCCGGGTTGGTGGCAATTGTTTTCATCGCTCCTGATCACGTTGATAAAGCGGCGGAAATAGAACCGTTTAAGACAGCGATCACAGTCTATTTTGTGCGTGAATGGTATTATGTAGCCTATGCGGTTGGGTTGTTGTTGTTCAGCGCAGTCTTATTCAAAGGGTTTTGCCGTTACATTTGCCCACTAGGGGCTTTCATGGCAATAGGCGGGCTTTTGCGTGGTCGGGACTGGATTAAACGCCGTGAGGCCTGCGGTAGTCCGTGTCAACTTTGCAAGGTCCAATGCCAATATGGTGCGATCGAAAAATCTGGAAAAATTGACTATAATGAATGCTTTCAATGCCTTGATTGTGTGACGATCTATGATGATGAAAATCGTTGTGTCCCAATTGTTCTTTTTGGAAAAAATCGAAAAAATAAATTGGTGAATACTGGCAAGGAACTTGAGGCTTTATGA
- a CDS encoding XdhC family protein: protein MMQSKDRLDVLTIAEQWKRDGRALALATVIKTWGSAPRPVGAHLVIDGDGNFEGSVSGGCVEGSVITEAMDVIADGQARTLSFGVADETAWEVGLSCGGEIAVYLERVT, encoded by the coding sequence ATGATGCAGAGCAAAGACAGGCTTGATGTTCTAACAATTGCTGAGCAATGGAAGCGGGATGGGCGTGCGCTGGCGCTTGCGACCGTGATCAAAACATGGGGCTCTGCACCGCGTCCGGTTGGGGCACATTTGGTGATTGACGGCGATGGCAATTTTGAAGGCTCTGTATCTGGCGGATGTGTTGAAGGGTCAGTGATCACTGAGGCGATGGATGTGATTGCCGATGGTCAAGCTCGCACTTTGTCGTTTGGTGTTGCAGATGAAACCGCTTGGGAGGTTGGGCTTTCTTGTGGTGGTGAAATTGCCGTCTATCTTGAGCGGGTGACATAA
- a CDS encoding Fe(3+) ABC transporter substrate-binding protein has product MSIAALLAATCASAVNAAEVNIYSYRQPQLIEPILATFTEKTGIKTNVVFAKKGLVERLKAEGQNSPADLILTVDISRLDGAKAGGVTQAVSNEIFNTNIPDQYRDEENHWFGLTTRARVVYASKDRVAQNEITYEELADPKWKGKICTRSGQHVYNLGLFASIISNGGEEGAKTWLAGLKDNLTRKPTGNDRAQVNAIYSGECDISLGNTYYMGLMQTNEKKPEQKEWAESVKILFPNSNGRGTHVNISGMALTKHAPNKDAAIELMEWLSGDEAQSLYAEVNFEYPVKPGVEASKRVQSWGSFKADTLSLNDIAGNRDKASELVDVVDYDGDPSS; this is encoded by the coding sequence ATAAGCATCGCCGCTTTACTTGCTGCGACATGTGCGAGTGCAGTCAACGCCGCTGAAGTTAATATTTATTCGTATCGTCAGCCGCAGTTGATTGAGCCTATATTGGCGACTTTCACAGAGAAAACAGGTATCAAAACCAATGTTGTTTTTGCGAAGAAAGGTCTTGTTGAGCGCCTTAAAGCTGAAGGTCAAAATTCGCCCGCTGATTTGATTTTGACTGTTGATATAAGCCGACTAGATGGCGCAAAAGCAGGTGGCGTAACACAGGCTGTTTCTAACGAGATATTTAATACCAATATTCCTGATCAATACCGTGATGAGGAAAACCATTGGTTCGGTCTTACAACACGTGCCCGTGTTGTTTACGCGTCTAAAGATCGTGTGGCTCAAAACGAGATTACCTATGAAGAACTTGCTGACCCAAAATGGAAAGGCAAAATCTGTACCCGTTCTGGTCAGCATGTTTATAATCTTGGTCTCTTTGCATCCATCATCAGTAATGGTGGCGAAGAGGGCGCCAAGACTTGGCTTGCAGGCTTAAAAGACAACCTCACACGTAAGCCGACAGGAAACGATAGGGCGCAAGTGAATGCGATCTATTCGGGTGAATGTGATATTTCACTTGGCAACACCTATTACATGGGTTTGATGCAAACAAACGAGAAAAAGCCGGAGCAAAAAGAATGGGCTGAATCGGTCAAAATTCTATTTCCAAACAGCAATGGCCGTGGAACACATGTGAATATTTCTGGCATGGCGCTCACGAAGCATGCACCAAACAAAGATGCGGCTATCGAGTTGATGGAATGGCTTTCTGGAGATGAGGCACAAAGTCTCTATGCGGAAGTCAATTTTGAATATCCGGTAAAACCTGGCGTTGAAGCGTCCAAGCGCGTGCAAAGCTGGGGCAGTTTCAAGGCAGATACTCTCTCACTCAATGACATCGCAGGAAACCGCGATAAGGCCAGCGAATTGGTGGATGTTGTTGATTATGATGGCGACCCAAGCTCTTAA